A single region of the Chryseobacterium culicis genome encodes:
- a CDS encoding DMT family transporter, giving the protein MKKSYLLLHLAVILAGFTGVFGKLITLNEGLLVWYRLLFSSIILFFILKLFRIPADIPLRGKIQISKAGLLITLHWLLFYASIKYANISIGVVCYCLTSFFTAVFKPVIDKEKFKLSELLLSTLTILGISLIFHFDTSYQLGIILGIFSSAFGALYTIYNKRLVHHFDTKVINYYQMIAGTLCWGAFLPYISSISRQIA; this is encoded by the coding sequence ATGAAAAAATCATATTTATTATTACATCTGGCCGTAATTCTGGCCGGATTTACAGGGGTATTCGGGAAATTAATCACACTTAATGAAGGATTGCTAGTCTGGTACAGACTCCTCTTCTCCTCTATTATTTTATTCTTTATTTTAAAACTGTTTAGAATTCCAGCAGATATTCCTCTCCGGGGAAAAATTCAGATTTCAAAAGCCGGATTGCTCATTACGCTACACTGGCTTCTATTCTATGCGAGTATAAAATACGCGAATATATCTATTGGTGTTGTATGCTACTGCCTGACCAGTTTTTTTACAGCGGTATTTAAACCTGTTATTGATAAAGAGAAATTCAAACTTTCAGAATTGCTTCTCAGCACATTAACTATTCTGGGAATAAGCTTAATTTTTCATTTTGATACTTCCTATCAGCTTGGAATTATTTTAGGTATCTTTTCATCAGCATTTGGAGCCCTTTATACCATCTACAACAAACGTCTGGTGCACCATTTTGATACCAAAGTTATCAACTATTATCAGATGATTGCCGGTACTTTATGCTGGGGAGCGTTTTTGCCCTATATCTCCTCTATTTCCCGTCAGATAGCATAG
- a CDS encoding DMT family transporter yields the protein MLGSVFALYLLYFPSDSIVPDLKNTAYLGILSLFCTVGLYVIFAEVLKKIPAFTVNLTYNLEPVYAIIMAFLFFGESKEVNLSFYIGLIFIIASVVLQTLISLKKAK from the coding sequence ATGCTGGGGAGCGTTTTTGCCCTATATCTCCTCTATTTCCCGTCAGATAGCATAGTTCCTGACTTAAAAAACACGGCTTATTTGGGCATTTTATCACTTTTTTGTACCGTTGGCTTATATGTGATCTTTGCAGAGGTTTTAAAGAAAATTCCTGCCTTTACCGTTAATCTCACCTACAATTTGGAACCCGTGTACGCTATTATTATGGCATTTTTATTTTTTGGAGAAAGTAAGGAAGTCAATCTGTCTTTTTATATAGGATTGATTTTTATTATTGCTTCTGTGGTTTTACAGACATTAATTTCACTGAAGAAAGCAAAATAA
- a CDS encoding YdcF family protein, which translates to MKFLLDLLFRVIQLFTEPYFLVFLAIVIIALLKRKNKRKNLRIGVGFFAVVMIIFIGNGFLGKLTSGYLQKSYVNTIMNKNKTSQNPVIVVLGGGVVDFDNTEKLHTMSYSRLVTAYQLYHEYKMNNLPCKIVISGKGRGQKSEAELFSENFKKMGVSETDLIKEDKSMNTYENAKYSSKILKQMAPSDVYLVTSGFHMKRSVALFHTFGLDPVPQASDFIDTEITLFPNSYNAAFTFVMLKEVLGIWQVQLYNSLGLNG; encoded by the coding sequence ATGAAATTTTTACTTGACCTTTTATTTCGTGTTATTCAGCTTTTTACAGAACCTTATTTCTTAGTATTTCTTGCAATAGTTATCATCGCATTACTAAAAAGAAAAAATAAGCGTAAAAATCTAAGGATAGGAGTTGGCTTTTTTGCCGTTGTAATGATCATTTTTATAGGAAATGGTTTTCTGGGGAAACTTACTTCGGGATATCTGCAGAAAAGTTATGTTAATACGATTATGAATAAAAATAAGACTTCACAGAATCCTGTTATCGTTGTATTGGGTGGCGGAGTTGTAGACTTTGACAATACGGAGAAGCTGCATACAATGTCTTATTCCAGACTCGTAACCGCTTATCAGCTTTATCATGAATATAAGATGAATAATCTGCCTTGTAAAATAGTAATCTCCGGAAAGGGAAGAGGACAAAAAAGTGAAGCAGAATTATTCAGTGAAAATTTTAAAAAAATGGGAGTATCAGAGACAGATCTCATTAAAGAAGATAAAAGTATGAACACCTATGAAAATGCAAAATATTCCAGCAAGATATTGAAACAGATGGCTCCTTCGGATGTATATCTGGTTACTTCCGGGTTTCATATGAAAAGGTCTGTTGCTTTGTTTCATACCTTTGGATTAGATCCTGTTCCACAGGCATCAGACTTTATAGATACAGAAATCACTTTGTTTCCTAACAGCTATAATGCTGCCTTTACCTTTGTTATGCTTAAAGAGGTACTGGGAATATGGCAGGTGCAGCTGTATAATAGTTTGGGATTGAATGGGTAA
- a CDS encoding helix-turn-helix domain-containing protein — translation MNYQTYQPQPELASFIKCYWTLDSPAEMNPQVQTIVPDGCMEMIFHYGDLYNQYIDGKAILQPRSCVFGQLTQPLQIEPTGITGIFSVRFHHDGFIPFATIPIKDMDNQAVPLEKLFEIHGTELEKNILQAITVQEKIDIIETFLRGRLDTETIDRIVQSTVDLLLNVDGKISVHELSRQTNINRRQLERKFSSAIGLSPKQLSKTIRLQTTLKHLLNKEYTSLTTLAYDSEYYDQAHFIKDFKEFTGLTPKEFYGESLTMSFLFYGKES, via the coding sequence ATGAATTACCAAACCTATCAGCCACAGCCCGAGCTGGCTTCCTTTATAAAATGCTACTGGACGCTGGACAGCCCGGCAGAAATGAACCCGCAGGTACAGACCATTGTTCCGGACGGCTGTATGGAAATGATCTTTCATTATGGTGATCTTTACAATCAATACATTGACGGAAAGGCTATTTTGCAGCCAAGAAGCTGTGTTTTCGGACAGTTGACCCAGCCTTTACAAATAGAACCTACAGGAATCACCGGTATTTTCTCTGTCCGTTTCCATCATGATGGTTTTATTCCTTTTGCCACAATTCCTATTAAAGACATGGATAATCAGGCAGTTCCGTTAGAAAAACTCTTTGAAATTCATGGGACTGAACTGGAAAAAAACATTTTACAAGCTATTACAGTACAGGAAAAAATAGATATCATAGAGACCTTTTTACGGGGAAGGCTTGATACAGAAACCATTGACAGGATTGTACAATCTACTGTAGATCTGCTATTGAACGTGGACGGAAAGATTTCAGTTCATGAACTTTCGAGACAAACAAATATCAACAGAAGACAGCTGGAGCGCAAATTTTCTTCGGCTATCGGATTAAGCCCGAAGCAACTTTCAAAAACCATACGGCTTCAAACTACCCTCAAACATCTTCTCAATAAAGAATATACTAGTCTTACAACGCTTGCTTATGATTCCGAATATTATGATCAGGCTCATTTCATCAAAGATTTCAAAGAGTTTACAGGGCTTACTCCTAAAGAATTTTATGGTGAAAGTCTTACGATGTCTTTCCTGTTTTATGGAAAAGAATCCTGA
- a CDS encoding DUF6265 family protein — protein sequence MKTTLILAMIGLSITSSRTPQQHEMKKIEWLLGTWETKTSKGNLYETWTRKSTTEFQGKSYYLKQKDTVLFESVRLVEIDKKLHYIVSVKNQNNEQPVDFSSNLIKDPALLVFENLQHDFPQTIKYKKMGKDSLWAEISGIMNGKMARQSFPMKKIR from the coding sequence ATGAAAACAACATTAATCCTTGCAATGATCGGCCTATCCATCACAAGCAGCAGGACACCTCAACAACATGAAATGAAAAAAATTGAATGGCTTCTCGGTACCTGGGAAACCAAAACCTCCAAAGGAAACCTCTATGAAACATGGACCCGAAAAAGTACAACAGAATTTCAGGGAAAAAGCTATTACCTGAAACAAAAAGACACCGTCTTGTTTGAATCTGTCCGGCTTGTAGAGATAGATAAAAAGCTGCATTACATTGTTTCTGTAAAGAATCAGAATAATGAACAGCCTGTAGATTTTAGCTCAAACCTCATCAAAGATCCAGCTTTGCTCGTCTTCGAAAATCTTCAGCATGATTTCCCCCAAACTATAAAATATAAAAAAATGGGTAAGGATTCTTTATGGGCAGAAATTTCCGGAATCATGAACGGAAAAATGGCCAGACAATCATTTCCTATGAAGAAGATACGATAG
- a CDS encoding O-methyltransferase, translated as MSCNFNTINAMSTVLKTFVAYLKRPALYPELGRKIIKNTVSRRSPFKGKAKTNYWAASIAVSQKEVISRLFSMDTDNFRSAYADILEKANAKEKECPIKMGGAGALELIYYACEFTKAQNVLETGVAYGWSSLAILLSLQKRNGTLYSSDMPYLAQDGDQYVGCVVPENLKKYWQLFRFADRESLPKILKKVSSFDVFHYDSDKSYHGRMWAYHQIYKRLRPGAVFISDDIGDNSAYQDFCNRMNVSTFVVEYNGKYIGIFVKQ; from the coding sequence TTGTCTTGTAATTTTAATACCATCAATGCAATGTCAACAGTTCTCAAAACATTTGTAGCTTATCTTAAAAGACCTGCTCTTTATCCTGAACTGGGCAGAAAAATCATTAAAAATACGGTAAGCAGAAGAAGTCCTTTCAAAGGAAAAGCAAAAACAAATTACTGGGCCGCATCCATAGCCGTTTCACAAAAAGAAGTGATCTCCAGGCTTTTCTCAATGGATACTGACAATTTTAGATCTGCCTATGCTGACATTCTGGAAAAAGCCAATGCAAAAGAAAAAGAATGCCCTATTAAAATGGGTGGCGCTGGTGCACTGGAGCTTATTTATTACGCCTGCGAATTCACCAAAGCACAAAACGTTCTTGAAACAGGTGTGGCTTATGGATGGTCTTCTTTAGCGATATTGCTTTCGCTTCAAAAAAGAAATGGTACACTCTATAGCTCAGATATGCCTTATCTTGCTCAGGATGGTGATCAGTATGTAGGCTGTGTTGTTCCTGAAAATCTTAAAAAGTACTGGCAACTATTCCGTTTTGCAGACAGAGAATCTTTACCTAAAATTTTAAAAAAAGTTTCCTCTTTTGATGTTTTCCATTATGATTCTGACAAAAGTTACCACGGAAGAATGTGGGCTTATCATCAGATCTATAAAAGACTGAGACCTGGTGCCGTGTTTATCAGTGATGATATTGGCGACAATTCCGCCTATCAGGATTTTTGCAACAGAATGAATGTCAGCACCTTTGTTGTAGAATACAATGGGAAATACATCGGTATTTTTGTAAAACAATAA
- a CDS encoding ArsR/SmtB family transcription factor has protein sequence MNLRRDVFQAIADPTRRSILMLVAAQSMTAGAIASNFDTARPTVSKHLQILTECELLRSEQNGREIIYHLNPDKMKEIADFIEPFRKMWDEKFNKLESVMKAYQNNNDKR, from the coding sequence ATGAATTTAAGAAGAGATGTATTTCAGGCGATAGCAGATCCTACAAGACGGTCTATATTGATGTTGGTGGCGGCACAGTCGATGACAGCGGGAGCCATTGCTTCTAATTTTGATACGGCGAGACCTACCGTTTCAAAGCATCTCCAGATCCTTACAGAATGTGAACTGCTGAGATCTGAACAAAACGGCCGAGAAATAATCTATCACCTAAATCCCGATAAAATGAAAGAAATAGCTGATTTTATAGAACCTTTCCGCAAAATGTGGGACGAGAAATTCAACAAGCTGGAAAGTGTAATGAAAGCGTATCAGAACAATAATGATAAGAGATAA
- a CDS encoding SRPBCC domain-containing protein, with amino-acid sequence MELKTKIHAEDGKQEIFIIREFDLPVELLFKAYTEAELFEQWMGTKVTKFENKQHGSYRFETLNPQGDVVFSANGTIHEIVQNEKIIRTFQMENTPFPVQIEFLAFEKLTDTTSKITIQTIYKSVDFRDQHLKMPFAQGINMAHNRLQEMLGGR; translated from the coding sequence ATGGAACTTAAAACAAAAATCCACGCTGAAGACGGCAAACAGGAAATTTTCATTATCAGAGAATTTGATCTTCCTGTAGAATTGCTTTTCAAAGCGTATACAGAAGCAGAACTTTTCGAGCAATGGATGGGAACTAAGGTGACCAAATTCGAAAACAAACAACACGGAAGTTACCGTTTCGAAACGTTAAATCCTCAGGGCGATGTGGTTTTCAGTGCCAATGGAACGATTCATGAAATTGTTCAGAATGAGAAAATTATAAGAACTTTCCAGATGGAAAATACTCCTTTTCCGGTTCAGATTGAGTTTTTAGCATTTGAAAAGTTAACGGATACCACCAGCAAGATTACCATCCAAACCATTTATAAATCTGTAGACTTCAGAGATCAGCATCTGAAAATGCCATTCGCCCAGGGCATTAATATGGCGCATAACCGTTTACAGGAGATGTTAGGTGGCAGGTAG
- a CDS encoding YdeI/OmpD-associated family protein, translating into MNPKVNFFFENAGQWQEEFEKLRAIALSTELAEDVKWGCPCYTYEGKNIFLIHGFKEYCALLFFKGALMKDPDNILIQQSKNVQAARQIRFTEAAQINDLEEVLRSYMFEAVEIEESGAKVEMKKTKEFEMAEEFQEKLDQSPALQEAFKALTPGRQRAYLLHFSSAKQSKTREARIEKSIPQIMDGIGLND; encoded by the coding sequence ATGAATCCAAAAGTTAATTTTTTCTTCGAAAATGCCGGACAATGGCAGGAAGAATTTGAAAAATTAAGAGCCATTGCTCTAAGCACCGAACTTGCAGAAGATGTAAAATGGGGATGTCCATGTTATACGTATGAAGGGAAAAATATTTTCCTGATCCACGGTTTTAAAGAATATTGTGCTCTTCTTTTCTTTAAAGGAGCGCTGATGAAAGATCCGGACAACATTTTGATTCAGCAGTCCAAAAACGTACAGGCTGCAAGACAGATCCGCTTCACGGAGGCAGCACAAATCAATGACTTGGAGGAAGTTCTTCGTTCTTACATGTTTGAAGCCGTTGAAATTGAAGAGTCAGGTGCTAAAGTGGAAATGAAGAAAACAAAAGAGTTTGAAATGGCTGAAGAATTTCAAGAGAAACTGGATCAAAGCCCAGCATTACAGGAAGCTTTCAAAGCATTAACTCCGGGAAGACAAAGAGCTTACCTACTCCACTTTTCTTCTGCCAAACAGTCCAAAACCCGTGAAGCCCGCATTGAAAAAAGCATTCCACAAATCATGGACGGAATAGGATTAAACGACTAA
- a CDS encoding DoxX family protein — MNTPQPSQKRTKIIYWIFTLWMALGMVSTAIVQLMKNKDELANFTNLGYPSYLMTIIGVWKILGVIALLIPKRLILKEWAYAGFFFVMSGAVISHLIVGDTVGRTFPAVLLLVLVLISWYFRPADRKITITD; from the coding sequence ATGAACACACCACAACCCTCACAAAAAAGAACAAAAATCATCTATTGGATATTCACCCTCTGGATGGCACTGGGAATGGTTTCAACAGCCATTGTCCAACTTATGAAAAACAAAGATGAACTGGCCAATTTTACCAACCTCGGCTACCCTTCTTATCTGATGACCATCATTGGAGTATGGAAAATTCTGGGCGTTATTGCCCTACTGATTCCTAAGCGTCTGATCCTGAAAGAATGGGCCTATGCAGGATTTTTCTTTGTCATGTCAGGCGCTGTAATCTCTCATCTTATCGTGGGTGATACAGTTGGCAGAACTTTTCCGGCCGTATTATTATTGGTATTGGTTCTTATTTCATGGTATTTCAGACCTGCAGACAGAAAAATCACCATTACTGATTAA
- a CDS encoding DUF4256 domain-containing protein yields the protein MKKKLTQEQINELLKTLKTRFEKNMNRHKDMKWEKIQQKLEANPEKIWSLYEMETTEGEPDVVDYNKKTDEYSFVDCSPESPKRRSLCYDYQAWDARKANKPESNVIDTASEMGIELLTEEQYRHLQELGKFDQKTSSWIKTPPQIRELGGALFCDRRYNTVFTYHNGADSYYAARGFRGLLKI from the coding sequence ATGAAAAAGAAACTCACCCAGGAACAAATCAACGAACTTTTAAAAACACTAAAAACCCGTTTTGAAAAAAATATGAACCGTCATAAGGATATGAAATGGGAAAAAATCCAGCAAAAACTGGAAGCCAACCCTGAAAAAATATGGTCTTTATACGAAATGGAAACTACAGAAGGAGAACCAGATGTAGTAGATTATAATAAAAAAACGGATGAATATTCCTTTGTGGACTGCTCTCCGGAAAGTCCAAAACGCAGAAGTTTATGTTATGATTATCAGGCCTGGGATGCCAGAAAAGCCAATAAACCCGAAAGCAATGTCATTGATACCGCTTCTGAAATGGGTATTGAACTTTTGACAGAAGAACAATACCGCCATCTTCAGGAATTAGGAAAGTTTGATCAAAAGACTTCAAGCTGGATCAAGACACCACCTCAAATACGAGAGCTTGGAGGTGCTCTCTTCTGTGACAGACGATACAACACTGTATTCACCTATCACAATGGCGCAGATTCTTATTATGCAGCGAGAGGATTTAGGGGATTATTAAAAATATAA